A genomic window from Salvia miltiorrhiza cultivar Shanhuang (shh) chromosome 5, IMPLAD_Smil_shh, whole genome shotgun sequence includes:
- the LOC131026378 gene encoding tetrahydroberberine oxidase-like — MKAPTISTLTLIFLAIFWCSLAAASADDHQEFLECLSEQFHNYSSISSNVYTPTNSSYSSILRFSIQNMRFTSDSTPKPHVIVTPQHESQIPPLIYCAKENDMQIRTRSGGHDYEGLSYVSQVPFVILDLINLSEITVDAEGKTAWVEAGATIGSLYYRIAEKSPVLGFPAGVCPTVGIGGHFSGGGYGTLLRKYGLAADQVIDARIIDVNGRILDRKSMGEDLFWAIRGGGGASFGVILAWKVQLVDVPETVTVFTVDRTLEQNATQLVHKWQYVAPRFDQDLFIRILMRRANSSEGGRNATVRASFNSIFLGGVDRLLPLMQESFPELGLVREDCIEMSWIESILYFAGFPIESREILLNRSQPNVRYFKAKSDYVQKPIPEQGLEGIWRLFYEPEADEAEVIFSPYGGRMDEISASAIPFPHRAGNLYKIQHLVYWQESENQNSDSYISWIRRLYSYMATYVSKFPRAAYINYRDLDIGVNNDDGKTSYAQASVWGMKYFKDNFDRLVRVKTAVDPHNFFRNEQSIPPLQSRWTKEGD, encoded by the coding sequence ATGAAAGCTCCAACCATTTCTACTCTTACGCTCATTTTTCTTGCAATCTTTTGGTGCTCATTGGCAGCAGCTTCTGCCGATGATCACCAAGAGTTTCTCGAATGCCTGTCCGAACAATTTCACAACTACTCTTCGATTTCCAGCAACGTTTACACCCCTACCAACTCATCTTATTCTTCCATCCTTCGATTCTCCATCCAAAATATGAGATTCACGTCGGATTCTACTCCTAAACCACACGTGATCGTAACCCCACAACACGAATCCCAAATCCCTCCTCTCATATATTGTGCGAAAGAGAATGACATGCAGATCAGAACTCGAAGCGGCGGCCATGACTACGAGGGACTCTCTTATGTATCGCAGGTCCCGTTTGTGATCCTTGATTTGATCAACCTCAGTGAAATCACAGTTGATGCTGAGGGGAAAACTGCATGGGTTGAAGCTGGTGCAACCATCGGTTCCTTATATTACAGGATTGCCGAGAAAAGCCCGGTTCTAGGGTTTCCTGCTGGCGTTTGCCCGACTGTTGGTATTGGCGGTCATTTCAGTGGCGGCGGCTACGGCACGCTGCTGAGAAAATACGGCCTAGCGGCAGATCAAGTCATCGATGCGAGAATAATCGACGTTAATGGCAGAATTCTCGATAGAAAATCAATGGGCGAGGATCTGTTCTGGGCGATCAGAGGCGGCGGAGGCGCTAGCTTCGGCGTGATTCTTGCGTGGAAGGTGCAACTGGTCGATGTGCCGGAAACAGTCACTGTTTTCACAGTCGACAGAACGTTGGAACAAAATGCGACTCAACTCGTTCACAAATGGCAGTACGTTGCGCCCAGGTTCGACCAGGATCTTTTCATAAGAATCCTTATGAGAAGGGCTAACTCGAGCGAAGGCGGCAGGAACGCAACAGTTCGTGCTTCGTTCAATTCGATTTTCCTCGGCGGGGTCGACAGATTGCTGCCGTTGATGCAAGAGAGCTTCCCTGAGCTAGGGCTAGTGAGAGAAGACTGCATCGAAATGAGCTGGATCGAATCCATCCTATATTTCGCCGGTTTCCCCATAGAATCACGTGAAATTCTTCTCAACAGAAGTCAGCCAAATGTAAGATACTTCAAAGCCAAGTCAGATTATGTGCAGAAACCGATTCCTGAACAAGGGCTCGAAGGCATATGGAGACTGTTCTACGAGCCAGAAGCCGATGAGGCGGAGGTCATCTTCAGCCCTTACGGCGGTAGAATGGATGAAATTTCGGCTTCCGCCATTCCGTTTCCTCACAGGGCTGGAAACCTATACAAAATCCAGCATTTGGTGTACTGGCAAGAAAGTGAGAACCAGAATTCGGACAGCTACATAAGTTGGATTAGGAGGCTTTACAGTTACATGGCTACTTATGTTTCCAAGTTTCCGAGGGCTGCTTACATTAACTACAGAGATCTTGATATTGGAGTCAACAATGATGATGGAAAGACCAGTTATGCGCAAGCAAGCGTTTGGGGCATGAAATATTTCAAGGACAATTTCGATCGGCTTGTTCGGGTGAAAACCGCAGTTGATCCACACAACTTTTTCAGAAATGAGCAGAGCATTCCGCCATTGCAGTCGAGGTGGACGAAGGAAGGGGATTAG